The genomic segment aaaaacaacaagctcGTACAATGCTAGTAAACACATGTATTTTTAGACATAATGTGTTTCATACCGGCAGAGCAAGTCTCATTTCCTCATCAGGCTCAACGTACAGAGTAAATCTGTATTTTGGAAGTTATGTTAAGCTTTTAGATTTGTTTTAGGAAAAGTCAACTCCTAAAAGGTGATTCTGTTCACATTTAACTTTTATGAAAGTAATGCTCTGCTTTATTTCTGACTAATAAATGAGCCACATTGCTGTAATAGTCCATACGTAATAAGTTTTGGTTTCTTTCTGAGCattgaaaggaaaatgtgaattGTCTAATGGATAACAAGAGTTTTTGAAAGAGTTTTAATGTGCTCAGCTCTACTCTTGGAGGTACCATTTTGCCCTCTAAGAGTCTTTAACCCCTTGCCCTGTTGACATTACCACCTCAGTGTCAGAAAACCCTGAGGTTGATTTGTAAATTGAACTACAGTGGTTCTCAACCATGTGCCATTAGGCTAGAGAGGGTGAGGTAACAAGTCAAAATTacatcaaatttaaaaataGTGATGAAAcgctgtgtcacacacacaaacgcaagAGGCATTGCGGAATTTTACTATTTAATTTTTGGTGTTTACAAGTACTGAGATAAAAAATGTCTCTTTGCCCATTAATTGAGGCACATTAATTTTGTGAATGCACTCCAGGATTTGTTTCTgcacttctgtttttaaatgtttatccTTGAGCCATATGTCAAAAGGAAAGGTAAGacattcattctttttcagATGTATAGAATTGACATTTGAGAAGGTTCTTACACTAGACTGAAACTCACGGTCTTGTGGTTAGGTGGTATGCGCTTCAGCCAGCTGAGTCACCAGGACAGCCTGCATTCAGTGCTATAATTATTGCACAGCTGTGCGTCTTCCAGTTTCAATGTCAGATATGATTGTTAGAAAAAGCAAGTGTCAttactgaaaatatatattgcTGTTAATGCGACTGTGCACTCTGCTTGGGCTAATTTGTCAACTTGACACAATCAGGTCAAGCTGTAGTTAAGAAGCAACAATGAAGCGCACAGATCTGttaactgttttttctttcagattttCTCCAGCTAATGCATTCAGCACTATTAATACTTAACCATTCTTTGCGTTCGACAGTTCTCTTCTTCGCTGTGCCATTTGTTAATGCTCAGATTTGTATTTCCCAGGAATGCTCATACATGTGGAACTAAATTTAATTGTGCGCTCTTGACATTCATGTGGCCATGTGATCAGAGCAGTTATTTAAACTTGGTGTTAAACTGACAATTGTTACAGTACAGGGGTCTTGGTCTGGTCATATCTTTCAGGGGCAACCATCAAACGTATTCAGCAACAGACCCACACCTACATCGTTACTCCGAGTCGTGACAAAGAGCCAGTGTTCGAGGTCACCGGGATGCCTGAGAACGTGGACAGGGCGAGGGATGAGATAGAGGCGCACATCGCCCTCCGCACAGGAACCTGCGGAGGCATTGAGGCTCCTGGTGCAGACAACAATGACTTTCAATTCAACGGGACAGACGTCAGCTTTGAgagttctgcagcagcagttgtgtTGGGGGAGGCTGGGTGGCTTCATGCTGGTGCATCATCACCGGGTGGTGGTGGCCTGCTGCCAATGACCATCAATGGTACTCAGCGAATCAATAGCAATATTAACAGTGGTGTCAGGATGTCTTCCACCTACCGCAATGACAGCTCCAGTTCCCTGGGCAGTGGCTCCAGCTCAGCTGATTCTTTCCACGGCAGCGGTAATGGTAATCGGATGGCCGATTTCAGCCCAACCTGTGCGTTTAATGCCAatgctaacaacaacaacagtaatgGCGGCAGTGCAAGTTTCTGGTTTGGGGAGAGCCTTCTTCCTGTGGGGTCTGAGGAGCTGGTCAGCCTGGGAGGTGGAGGCTCCTCCTCAGGATTTGACCCGTTAACCATCTCCACTGCCCAAGCCTCGCACCCTGCTGCACAGCCACAAATCTGGAGCCCCTTTGTGGACCAACAGCCCCCACAGGCCTTCGATGCTCGTCAATCTCAGGTAGGTGAAATTCAGTGGGACCTTATAGTTTATGGCCTCCCGATTCAAATGTGATCTTTTGCCTTTTTATCCTCTTATTCAAGACATTATGCAGTGGGTGTTAGGTATGAACCTATTGATTGCCTCATGTACCAAGTTTACTTGATGTCACAGGTTACTGCTGTGATTATTgataaaaagaaagataagGGCTCTTTTTAATACTCATGGTGACATGcctgtctgtatttctgtacaTACATCTTGTGAGCGAGCTTATTACACTTATTTGGTAGCTGGTAGTGTGTTCTTAAACAGGAATTTTTAAGATGCTATATTTTTTATGAAGATGGTCATCTAATGACTGTTGTCATCAACATCTCCAGACCAGCCAGCCTGGGACGCCCCGGCTCTCGCCAACCTTCTCTGGGACAGAAGCCTTGGAGCACCCTCAGGCCCAGCGTGTTCTCCGAGGGCCTTTTGGCTCGGCTGGGACCCTCGATGCCCACAGGTTCCCCTCTTACAGCTCGGCCTTCTCCTCTTCCAGTGAAAGCaccgcctcctcttcctcccctcctgaaTCCTCCCTCTCCTATCGACCGGGGCTCGGATCAGCAGTGAGAGGACAGGAGATATGTATCCACTGTATGGATAACCAGGTGATCGCAGCCTTGGTTCCCTGTGGCCATAACCTCTTCTGTCTAGATTGTGCCACCCACATATGCCAGGGTCCAGATGCTGTTTGCCCTGTGTGCCTGTCCCCAGTCACACAGGCCATTCAGCTCCGCAACATGTGATTTTAATCCATTAACCTTGATGGCTGATGATCAGCCTCCCCAACACTTCCAATTCATAACGTGTGGGGAAATTACAAAACTGACTCCAAATCAG from the Enoplosus armatus isolate fEnoArm2 chromosome 4, fEnoArm2.hap1, whole genome shotgun sequence genome contains:
- the LOC139284154 gene encoding RNA-binding protein MEX3B-like, with the protein product MPSSTSLLEADEGESEVPPPLVHAFAGMGLEEHHGTQSQTAEQADESLSFHHHHHQLPPVSHFNLLGTVLDLKPLPPHRPPSGDEVNITAAPEDEEPEVVTLAADFSGCTGSSLLAQAHRHQHLSSGPSGSVVPSGMEPPHVETVLLYNGDERDDTGVGGSALPPANSMALLPPGVYGESGYEAEPSLLNRRKSVNTTECVAVPSSEHVAEIVGRQGCKIKALRGKTNTYIKTPVRGEQPVFVVTGRKEDVAMAKREILSAAEHFSLIRASRNKTGPLSAVTGPGTPSLPGQTTIQVRVPYRVVGLVVGPKGATIKRIQQQTHTYIVTPSRDKEPVFEVTGMPENVDRARDEIEAHIALRTGTCGGIEAPGADNNDFQFNGTDVSFESSAAAVVLGEAGWLHAGASSPGGGGLLPMTINGTQRINSNINSGVRMSSTYRNDSSSSLGSGSSSADSFHGSGNGNRMADFSPTCAFNANANNNNSNGGSASFWFGESLLPVGSEELVSLGGGGSSSGFDPLTISTAQASHPAAQPQIWSPFVDQQPPQAFDARQSQTSQPGTPRLSPTFSGTEALEHPQAQRVLRGPFGSAGTLDAHRFPSYSSAFSSSSESTASSSSPPESSLSYRPGLGSAVRGQEICIHCMDNQVIAALVPCGHNLFCLDCATHICQGPDAVCPVCLSPVTQAIQLRNM